A single Malaclemys terrapin pileata isolate rMalTer1 chromosome 3, rMalTer1.hap1, whole genome shotgun sequence DNA region contains:
- the CDC42EP3 gene encoding cdc42 effector protein 3 isoform X1: protein MPAKTPIYLKAANNKKGKKFKLRDILSPDMISPPLGDFRHTIHIGKEGQHDVFGDISFLQGNYELLPGNEGTPRVGQFGGHNEFLRANSTCDSMFTETPSPVLKNAISLPAIGGSQALVLPLLSPVTFNSKRDSFGPSKNARLSCEPVMEEKLQEKSKQLENGEMYKDDILWEPNGSGSHYINGRESHSSSLSEQCTDWQTVDLLDDSHLSCELTKAETKSEESLSDLAGSLLSLQLDLGPSLLDEVLNVMDKNKS, encoded by the coding sequence ATGCCAGCTAAGACACCCATCTACCTGAAAGCTGCCAATAATAAGAAAGGGAAGAAATTCAAATTAAGGGATATTTTGTCTCCTGATATGATCAGTCCACCACTTGGTGACTTTCGCCACACCATACACATTGGGAAAGAGGGACAACATGATGTTTTTGGGGACATCTCATTTCTGCAAGGAAATTATGAGCTGTTGCCTGGGAATGAGGGAACACCAAGAGTTGGTCAGTTTGGTGGACATAATGAGTTCTTAAGGGCAAACAGCACCTGTGACTCCATGTTTACagaaactccttcacccgtgctcaaAAATGCCATCTCGCTTCCTGCCATTGGTGGTTCTCAAGCCCTTGTGTTGCCCTTATTGTCACCAGTGACATTTAATTCAAAGCGGGACTCCTTTGGGCCATCAAAGAATGCAAGGCTTAGCTGTGAGCCAGTAATGGAAGAAAAATTgcaggagaaaagcaaacagttggAGAATGGGGAAATGTACAAAGATGACATCCTATGGGAGCCGAATGGTTCTGGGTCACATTATATTAATGGCAGAGAGAGTCATTCATCCAGCCTTTCTGAACAATGCACTGATTGGCAAACAGTTGACTTACTTGATGACAGTCATCTCTCGTGTGAACTAACTAAGGCAGAGACTAAGTCAGAAGAATCCCTTTCAGATCTTGCAGGCTCGCTTCTTTCATTGCAGCTTGACCTGGGACCCTCACTTCTGGATGAGGTCCTCAATGTAATGGACAAAAATAAATCCTAG